Proteins from a single region of Bdellovibrio bacteriovorus:
- a CDS encoding glycine zipper domain-containing protein: MDRDQLVAEIKKLLQEELKNYTRPLTEKISDVHKEQALEFKNDATIFVKENPWIAVGAAAGLGFLIARLIYKGED, translated from the coding sequence ATGGATAGAGATCAGCTGGTCGCCGAAATCAAAAAACTTCTGCAGGAAGAATTGAAAAATTACACCCGTCCCCTGACGGAAAAAATTTCTGACGTACATAAAGAACAAGCTTTAGAATTTAAAAACGACGCCACCATTTTCGTAAAAGAAAATCCATGGATCGCCGTAGGTGCCGCCGCGGGCTTAGGATTTTTAATCGCGCGCCTCATTTACAAAGGGGAAGACTAA
- a CDS encoding LysR family transcriptional regulator, whose product MDIQSLKYFKAVAQIGNMSRAAQELHVSQPTLTVTIKKLEDELGVFLFERSKKGVVLTPAGMDTLRYAENLLQTWEELKKSSLSAENEVKGLVQLGVHASVARYTLPAFLPGLMKKHPDFRVNLIHDLSRNILNMVLEHRCDVGLVINPEPHADLIIKDLLQDEVRVWKKKGSKNHDILIVDENLFQTQTLMERLKKKGLHYSRQIRSANLEVVASLLDSGMGHAILPERVARQSGVSIEEAHPEVLPFKDTLSLVYRPNFRKTALGKAFIEAVTAQKF is encoded by the coding sequence GCTCAGGAACTGCATGTCAGTCAACCCACCCTCACGGTTACGATAAAAAAGCTTGAGGACGAACTCGGGGTTTTCCTTTTTGAGCGCTCTAAAAAAGGTGTGGTTTTAACCCCGGCCGGGATGGACACCCTTCGCTATGCCGAAAACTTACTGCAAACCTGGGAAGAACTAAAAAAGTCTTCCCTTTCGGCAGAAAACGAGGTGAAGGGGCTAGTGCAATTAGGAGTTCATGCTTCTGTTGCTCGCTACACGCTGCCCGCCTTTTTGCCCGGCCTGATGAAAAAGCACCCTGATTTTCGCGTCAATCTGATTCATGATCTTTCACGAAACATCTTAAACATGGTTCTAGAGCATCGTTGCGATGTAGGTTTAGTCATCAACCCCGAACCCCACGCCGACCTTATCATTAAAGACCTTTTGCAAGATGAAGTGCGCGTCTGGAAAAAGAAGGGCTCAAAAAACCATGACATCTTGATCGTCGATGAAAATCTTTTTCAAACTCAAACCTTAATGGAGCGTTTAAAAAAGAAGGGCCTTCATTACTCCCGGCAAATTCGTTCCGCAAACTTAGAAGTGGTCGCAAGCCTTTTAGATTCAGGGATGGGGCATGCCATCCTCCCTGAACGCGTGGCCCGTCAATCCGGAGTCTCGATCGAGGAAGCTCATCCCGAGGTGCTTCCATTTAAAGACACCCTCAGCTTGGTCTATCGTCCTAACTTTCGTAAGACGGCCTTGGGGAAAGCCTTTATTGAAGCCGTCACGGCACAGAAATTTTAG